From the Nodularia sp. NIES-3585 genome, one window contains:
- a CDS encoding cysteine desulfurase-like protein, which produces MFLDIDKVRPYFPALGGKWTFFDNAGGSQTLKKVVDRISEFLLTSDVQLGASYEVSQLAGERVALANGGMATLINAKSPKEVVMGASSTMMLKILSLCLSQTFTPGDEVVVTNCDHEANIGAWVALEKQGIKIKVWQVRPDTLELDLADLELLMSRRTKLVALTHSSNILGTINPIKEITKFVHECGAMVCVDGVAYAPHRLIDVQDLDVDFYVLSCYKVYGSHCALLYGKSEHLFTMPGLNHYFIEQSDIPYKFQLGNLNFELTYGMLGLCDYLSELAQLHYGDQTAPDLRSKMVQVFDLMSVHEENLSDRLLQYLNSQPKIRVIGKSTAHRQLRVPTISFAVDGIHSSTIPPQVDSAYIGIRYGDFYAKRLIEYLGLADQGGIIRVSMVHYNTLEEVDRLIEAFERVLI; this is translated from the coding sequence ATGTTCCTGGATATTGACAAGGTTCGCCCATATTTTCCAGCCCTGGGGGGAAAATGGACTTTTTTTGATAATGCTGGTGGGTCACAAACTCTAAAAAAAGTAGTAGATAGAATTAGTGAATTTCTCCTGACTAGTGATGTTCAACTGGGGGCTTCTTATGAAGTCTCTCAATTAGCTGGGGAAAGGGTGGCTTTGGCTAATGGGGGAATGGCGACGTTGATTAATGCTAAATCACCAAAGGAAGTGGTCATGGGAGCATCCAGTACCATGATGTTAAAAATACTTTCACTGTGTTTGAGCCAAACTTTTACACCTGGGGATGAGGTTGTTGTTACTAATTGTGACCATGAAGCTAATATTGGCGCTTGGGTGGCTCTGGAAAAGCAAGGAATTAAGATTAAGGTTTGGCAAGTTCGCCCAGATACTTTAGAACTTGATTTGGCAGATTTAGAACTATTAATGAGTCGGCGCACAAAATTAGTGGCTTTGACTCATTCTTCTAATATTTTGGGAACTATCAACCCGATTAAAGAAATTACTAAGTTTGTCCATGAATGTGGGGCGATGGTTTGTGTGGATGGAGTCGCTTATGCCCCACATAGATTAATTGATGTTCAAGATTTAGATGTGGATTTTTATGTTCTGAGTTGTTATAAAGTCTATGGTTCTCACTGTGCTTTACTTTACGGGAAATCAGAACATTTATTCACGATGCCGGGACTGAATCATTATTTTATTGAGCAGTCAGATATTCCTTATAAATTTCAGTTAGGAAATCTTAACTTTGAATTAACTTATGGGATGTTGGGTTTATGTGATTATCTGAGTGAATTAGCACAATTACATTATGGTGATCAAACTGCACCTGATCTGAGAAGTAAAATGGTGCAGGTTTTTGATTTGATGAGTGTGCATGAAGAAAATCTAAGCGATCGCCTGCTACAATACCTCAACAGTCAGCCGAAAATTCGCGTAATTGGTAAATCTACGGCGCATCGTCAATTGCGTGTACCGACTATATCTTTTGCTGTTGACGGCATTCATAGCTCAACCATTCCCCCTCAAGTTGATTCGGCTTATATTGGGATTCGCTACGGCGATTTTTATGCTAAACGCCTCATTGAATATTTGGGATTAGCTGACCAAGGTGGAATCATCCGCGTGAGTATGGTACATTACAACACTCTTGAGGAAGTTGACCGCTTGATTGAGGCTTTTGAGCGGGTTTTAATTTAA
- the tnpB gene encoding IS200/IS605 family element RNA-guided endonuclease TnpB, whose amino-acid sequence MQKAFKVTLIPNHNQQILINKTIGCARFVYNRFLALRKELYNTEQKTLNYHACSQQLTLLKKEIIWLKEVDKFALQNSLKNLETAYKNFFGELKKAKNQKCFDFPAGRYANAQHKGVGFPKFKKKHGCKQSYKTNLTNGNIQVIENRLKLPKLGWVKFHKSQDITGKLVNVTITRTNSGNYIASILCETEIDKYPQVTQNIGLDLGIKSYLVTSQGEVVDNPKYYRTQKRKLRKAHKKLSRSVKGSNNRVKAKIKLARTYQRITNLRDDFLHKLSTRLIKENNIICIEDLRVANMVKNHKVALSISDASWSKFVTMLEYKALWHDRIVQKVGTFYPSSQICNCCGFINPLVKDLKLREWSCPNCGNYNLRDVNASLNILSEGLRILTLRLRSVPTAAVGIPEALNACGELVRPEAIQAQIVEAGIA is encoded by the coding sequence ATGCAAAAAGCGTTTAAAGTTACACTCATTCCTAACCATAACCAGCAAATCTTAATTAACAAGACCATTGGTTGTGCTAGGTTTGTGTATAATCGCTTTCTGGCATTAAGAAAGGAGTTGTATAACACCGAGCAGAAAACATTAAACTATCATGCCTGTAGTCAGCAACTTACTTTACTAAAAAAGGAAATTATCTGGCTCAAGGAAGTAGATAAGTTTGCCTTACAGAACTCACTCAAAAACTTAGAGACAGCATATAAAAACTTCTTTGGGGAGCTAAAAAAAGCCAAAAATCAAAAATGTTTCGACTTCCCTGCGGGACGCTACGCGAACGCTCAACATAAAGGTGTAGGCTTTCCTAAATTCAAAAAGAAGCATGGGTGCAAGCAATCTTACAAAACTAACTTGACTAACGGCAACATTCAGGTAATAGAGAATCGCTTAAAGCTACCTAAACTAGGATGGGTAAAGTTTCACAAGTCTCAGGATATTACTGGCAAGCTTGTAAACGTTACCATAACTCGTACTAATAGCGGTAACTACATTGCGAGTATTTTGTGTGAAACGGAGATAGACAAATATCCACAAGTTACTCAAAATATTGGATTAGATTTAGGAATCAAATCTTATCTCGTTACCAGCCAGGGTGAAGTTGTAGATAATCCCAAATACTATCGAACTCAAAAAAGGAAGTTACGCAAGGCACATAAAAAACTATCTCGTAGTGTAAAGGGTAGTAACAATAGAGTCAAAGCCAAAATCAAGCTAGCTCGTACTTACCAACGCATTACCAATTTGAGAGATGACTTTCTACACAAACTCTCAACTCGTTTAATCAAAGAAAACAACATTATTTGTATAGAAGATTTGCGTGTTGCGAACATGGTAAAAAACCATAAGGTAGCCTTAAGCATTTCAGATGCTAGTTGGTCAAAATTTGTTACCATGCTCGAATATAAAGCTTTATGGCATGACAGAATTGTGCAAAAAGTTGGTACGTTTTATCCTTCGTCTCAGATTTGCAACTGCTGTGGTTTTATCAATCCACTAGTCAAAGATTTAAAGTTGCGTGAATGGTCTTGTCCTAATTGTGGTAACTACAATTTGAGAGACGTGAACGCCAGTTTAAATATTCTGAGTGAGGGTTTGAGAATTTTAACACTTCGACTTCGCTCAGTGCCAACAGCCGCCGTGGGTATCCCGGAGGCTCTAAACGCCTGTGGAGAACTTGTAAGACCTGAAGCAATTCAGGCACAGATCGTTGAAGCAGGAATCGCGTGA
- a CDS encoding DUF4327 family protein has product MDTAVRYDIGMIKEEASQLVKKGLLDRQQPIYSLCRYVPNRDWILFENELEKHEFLLRDRIIDLLSSETWEED; this is encoded by the coding sequence ATGGATACCGCTGTTAGATATGATATTGGGATGATTAAGGAAGAAGCATCTCAGCTTGTAAAAAAGGGGCTTCTTGACCGTCAACAGCCAATTTACTCACTATGTAGATATGTTCCTAATCGTGACTGGATATTGTTTGAAAACGAGCTAGAAAAGCATGAATTTCTGCTTAGAGATAGAATAATTGACCTATTGAGTAGTGAAACGTGGGAAGAAGATTGA
- the thiD gene encoding bifunctional hydroxymethylpyrimidine kinase/phosphomethylpyrimidine kinase, producing the protein MNADITSKVPVALTIAGSDSGGGAGIQADLRTFAFHCVHGTSAITCVTAQNTLGVARVDAMSTEAVIAQIQAVVEDIGVQAAKTGMLLNQEIISAVAQQVEALQINNLVVDPVMVSRTGAQLIDDDAVKTLRYALLPKAVIVTPNRYEAQILSGLVINTLDEMRAAAQVIYRNLKVKAVLVKGGGMQGSLRGIDIWFDGQKLETLITKQVETKNTHGTGCTLSAAIAANLALGTDLWPAVQQAKAYVTNALTYSLDIGKGQGPVGHFFPLLQN; encoded by the coding sequence ATGAACGCTGACATCACCTCTAAAGTACCTGTGGCTTTAACCATTGCTGGTTCAGATAGCGGTGGCGGTGCGGGTATTCAAGCTGATTTACGTACCTTTGCTTTTCACTGTGTCCACGGTACGAGCGCTATTACCTGTGTGACGGCACAAAATACTTTAGGGGTGGCGCGGGTTGATGCTATGTCCACAGAGGCGGTGATAGCCCAAATTCAAGCTGTGGTGGAAGATATTGGTGTGCAAGCTGCGAAAACTGGAATGTTGCTGAACCAGGAAATTATCTCTGCTGTCGCCCAGCAAGTGGAAGCATTGCAAATTAATAATTTAGTTGTTGACCCGGTGATGGTATCACGCACAGGGGCGCAACTCATTGATGATGATGCGGTGAAAACTCTGCGTTATGCCCTTTTACCTAAAGCGGTTATTGTCACACCAAATCGTTACGAGGCGCAGATTTTAAGCGGTTTAGTAATTAATACTTTAGATGAGATGCGGGCGGCGGCTCAAGTCATATACCGAAATCTCAAGGTAAAAGCCGTTTTAGTCAAGGGTGGCGGGATGCAGGGCAGTTTGCGTGGTATTGATATCTGGTTTGATGGGCAAAAACTGGAAACTTTGATTACGAAGCAAGTCGAGACGAAAAATACCCACGGTACTGGTTGTACATTATCAGCTGCGATCGCTGCAAATTTGGCGCTGGGTACAGACTTATGGCCAGCCGTACAACAGGCAAAAGCCTATGTAACTAATGCACTTACTTACTCCCTCGATATTGGCAAAGGACAGGGGCCTGTGGGACACTTTTTTCCTCTGTTACAGAATTAA
- a CDS encoding P-II family nitrogen regulator — protein MKKVEAIIRPFKLDEVKIALVNAGIVGMTVSEVRGFGRQKGQTERYRGSEYTVEFLQKLKVEIVIEDSQVDMVVDKIIAAARTGEIGDGKIFISPVEQVVRIRTGEKNTEAV, from the coding sequence ATGAAAAAAGTAGAAGCAATAATTCGCCCATTTAAGCTTGATGAAGTGAAAATTGCTTTAGTCAACGCTGGTATTGTCGGTATGACTGTTTCTGAAGTCCGGGGTTTTGGACGGCAGAAAGGGCAAACAGAACGCTATCGGGGTTCTGAGTACACCGTTGAGTTTCTGCAAAAACTGAAAGTGGAAATCGTGATTGAGGATAGCCAAGTTGATATGGTAGTGGATAAAATTATTGCTGCTGCGCGCACTGGCGAAATCGGCGATGGCAAAATTTTTATCTCCCCTGTAGAACAGGTTGTGCGTATTCGGACTGGGGAGAAGAATACAGAAGCCGTTTGA